Within the Medicago truncatula cultivar Jemalong A17 chromosome 4, MtrunA17r5.0-ANR, whole genome shotgun sequence genome, the region aaacctacaacatgttaaatccaattttgagaatcaatgacttaagattattgaatgttagtcccacccttaccttatagatgaaaatcgcagcactcctaggtcttctccctcctctcggctttttctcccttttctccaaagtTGATCGtacattatgttttttctaaactaggtttctcctatttataaccctttttctattttatcttatttctctttctcccccaaaactctctaaaatctcataacaaactctcaactcaatcttatttctattttcaaatcttaatttattaaataacaacataagccacctaataaatcacataatcaaataaatatattttaaactcttcttaataaattttaaactcaattaaataattaaataaatcaaataattcaaagagggcgttacagaatacctcaaaactacaagagtagatgtagctacatatgtctatgatagctttgtaaaggatgaagaaaggGTGAAGATTCCATGGcaagatccatgatgtctcaagaaatcttggcttgaatctactcctaactaccttgctttgagtttctctctctagaaaatccctagtctctctctaaaaccagaaaaatatgaataaaaatgtaataatatagAAAGAGAGGAGAAAACTATTTTTATGGGCTGACTGCGtgccagttcgcttaagcgagctaccAAAATATCTTCCTTTGTCCAATTGGGAGCTGCCACGTGTGCCTTATCCATATGAAGCTGATGAACTTCGCTTAAGCGTGTGAGAAGCAAGCTGAAAGCGTGCAAATCTGGTAATCACTGGACAACCGTCGCTTAAGCGCGCCAAAGGTCACTTAAGCATGCATCTCTTTTCTTCATAAGCGTGCTGCAAGCGTCTGGAAAAGCGAAGATCTTGATGCTCTCTGGagctggttcgcttaagcgaacaggaggtcgcttaagcgaccatctCTTGGTTCAGGAGGTTCTTTCTTGGTCCTTGCTTGTCGTATCCTGCATAAATTGGGTAGAATCAGACATGTAAAGCATAAATGGTAAAAATACACTCAAATGGTAGCTTTTCcttagataacttgcaaaacaagtcactaatttgcctaagttaacacatgaaatatgttacttttgagcacttatcagattcttgttgttgaaggttgatggagatgatatgaagatgaaaaagaggagaagaagatgaagaaaatctgacgtttttgaattaaaattaacggaaaggaccaaaatgtgtaacaaagagaagttaagggaccaaaataaatcaaattttagttaagggaccaaagtgatactatctaaatagttaagggaccaaaaatgcaattttgccTTTTTGTAAGTATaaacacttaaataaaaaaaatagtataaaattttagcaaataaaaattaatttcattatatataaaaaatatattaaattaattttttttttagaggattttaaattactaaattatttttttgaacaataaattactaaattattaatacttattatgaattaaaaatgtccttttatgtcattttacatttacaAGCTAGTTGAAttgctaattttaccaaacacttcaattagcttatcagctataagctatcagttagcttataagctatccgctatttttaccaaacagagtttATATATTGTTCATATTCAGGCAAAATCAGGCCACAATTTGCTTAGATCGCGCTACGATTAAGCTCGTACACAATATTGTACTTCAACCTGATCCAAAAATTGTATCATGATTTTCAAAATTGTGCCCCGATTTAATCGTGACATAACCACCgaatttttccaaaattatcAAATCATGCCacgatttgtcaaaaaaaaaacaaacatcaaaTCTTAAGTCAATTCAACACAATTATCACGGAAGGAGATCaaacttcattcatttcaaattctatAATCATTGTATAAAAAAGAAATCTCCACTCAAATTTATCTTTGAATttgcaaaaaattaaataataagagGTATCACATTACGGGACCATATATAATACAAAAGGGAATGGAGGTTCCCATGAATACATATCAATAACCAAATGTGAAATCAACAATTTAATACAAGATATTATTAGATCTTGTAGGTTACATAATAATCTATCTTCATTTTCCATTAACAATTGATCTTGTGTCAGCTCGGTCCCTTGTGCAATCCTCAAAGGTAGCTACCAACAAAAATTTGGaagagaagcagagaaagaaaaagaatacgGGGTTAAATTACGCATTAAGTTATACAGGTAGATGTGAAAATTCACTCAATAATATATACGAGTTTAATTGTTATGCGTTGGTGGTCCAAAACAACTTTACACACataatcaatcaaaacattaagaattgacacataaattaaaaatatttattaatgtgACAACTCtaaatgttttgattgattgtgtgtGCGAAATTGTTTTGAACTATCAACTCACCACCATTAAACTCaatatatatttacatatatatacacaaacCACGTAACTATCGAAAATTAGtagattattataaaataataatgggttaatagtgttttctATCCCTGTAACATATGTCATTTCTGATTTTcgccctataaaattttcggtttgatttgcatcctcgtaaaaaaaaaattccagaataCCCCCCTCCCCAATCCAACTTAGCAAATACGTTGATGTGGCGCTGATttgacattttctttttcattttttatttttttaattgaccatgtgtaaaaaaaattccacatgagattttattttaaaaaaatccaaaaaatcataaaaatattcatatttttttccaaaaatttaaaaaatcatatttttttaaatcagaaaaaatattaagattttttccgaaatataaaaaaatagtcaaattttatacaaaaaatttaaaaatcgaaaaaaaaaagatattttttcaaaaatttaaaaaatcagaaaaaaaaattataagatattttttaaatttaaaaaattagaaaaaaatcagaaaatataatcagattttttttaaaattaaaaagattttaaaaattatggaatttaattttcaaaatacaaaaaaagcattgggaaaaaaaaagacaaatcagcgccacgtaagcgaatttgctgagttggatgggggtattctgaagaagaaaaaaattacgagGATgtaaatcaaaccgaaaattttatagggacgaaaactgaaaatgacatatattacatggGTGAAAATCACTATTAACCCAATAATAATTGACTCAATGCATGATGACATCTAATCCTAACACTGACCACAGAGACTATTGTTGTCAATGTTTCGAGATATGACAAGAAAACGACGCAACTCATAATTAAAAAGACCTAAATAGATAGTTACAATCTTGGTACTCAAAATTTTCTAACAGTACTTTGCATTGATCTGAAATTAGTTTAGAGCAACTTTAGCGCATAATGCATTACGcccaaatttttatataaatgatGGCAACTATAGAAAAATTGCATAAGAGTAAGCATGACATGACAAAAGATGAACTAAAACTTAGTGTGCATCAACTATAGAACCAAACTCAAAAAGAATCTCCAGCATTGAAATCATTGATAGAATAAAAAATTGGTTACAAAatcattgataaaaataatcacaagcattaaatttattattttatatcattaatttttgtattattttgtatttcgttaaaatgtaatttgttgtttatatttatttgtttttttactaatatttatTGGTTTGTATTCCATTATAAATGCAGTTTTTATTATTAGTGgtgtatttttttcatttttaattttatatactatttattattatttacaatTTGTTTaggtaaaatttattaaaataattttcttacaactttaacaattaatttttttaagaattttaatcgaaatagttaaattaataattaattttgaaacaaactaattacaaataaaaaactataaacaCTTGGAGTAAAATTTTAGTTCTTTATAAATAATCGCTATTAAAGTAAAAACTAATCAACTATGTATTGATTAAATCATACATGACAATTTGACcccacaaaaaataacttagtTTACCCACTTTAGCTCATCCATTAAAGATGTTCGTAGTGGTGCGTCTCGGTAGATCAAATGTCCAGATGGATTACCGGCAATGAATGTAGCTACTCATTGAACCATTGACACATGTTTCACGATTACCTATCCACAAGGTTTCTGTGGTCCTCATTTTGCTAAACTCCTAAAAAGGTATCCAAAATCTTTGAACGACTGAGAGGTTACTCCACCATTCACAGTGATGTCAACCATCAAGTGCGCCAAGGGCTTTCATGTCCTCTAAGAAAGCTGTGTACGAGTCATCAATGCTTGGTGCTTTTGGAGAAGATGACGAGCTCACTGATTCTGGTTTTACAATAGTTGGCCCGAGTGTCACAGGGACTGTTCTAGATGTTGCCACTGACACTGTTGACACAAgtggttttggttttgttttggtcaCTGCGGTCTCCCTTCTCACCCGCACAGATGCAGGAacctggtaaaaaaaattatccagaCTACATTAGAGCAATTACATATAACGAGatcaaaatattaacaaatgaTGCCACTTTAAGTGGTCATGAACAAACAATTTAGGACATCTGTTAACTTATTTAACTGAGACATTACTCGAATAACATCTCTGAGAATTCAAATTGTAACCACTACTTAAAGCCAACTTTTCTCGACACTTATGCCCATGTAGCAGTGAAGTCAATTAATTATATGGTTGCATCATCATGAGAATCAAATTGCCATTAGTCCTTGATAAATGTGTACATGTATGTAGCCTCCATAATTTATCGTAGTTTGTTTACTTGTTCACCCATGCATGAGACATGAATAAATCTATACAGTGAACTGGTTATACAACCAGAACCAACACAGAAACAATGGAACATTAAGCAATAGCTAATTTAAGGAATGAATTGGTATTACGGTATTATTGCTTGTATGGAGGAGTGGGAGGCTCCGACTGCCAAGGAGCTAGAAGCTACTGCTCTCCATTCATAATAAATTAACAGAATTCTCAATAACAGATGAATTACAAAAGCTGGTGTTTACTTGTTCTCATGCATGAGTACAAATGAGAAAATTATTTTGGTCTGGATCGATAGTAGCATCAAAATAATATACAGTATGTTGTCATTAGCTTATTCAGCGGTCTGAAAATAGTAATATACACTGCTGCAAGAAACTTTCCTTGAGAAGATGTTATGTTTTAAAACTAAGCTGAACTAAATGTGTACTTAATAGAGGTATTGGGAAGAACAAAACTTGAGAgctgaaataaaaacaaagctataaataaaaaaattaattgaatcaaCTTACCATAGATGTGAGTTCTGGAGTGTGCTGAGCTAATGGCCTTTTAACAACAGTAGAAGCAGCAGATTTAACATATGATGGTTTCTGAGGAGGAAGTGCCTTACTTGCCATATGATCCTCTTCCTGAAAGTTTGGAGGAGGACCAGGTGGAAGTGGCGGTCTCATCATTGGAGGAGGCCCAGGTGGAGGACCATATGGAGGCCTTGGGATCAGGGGGACCATCATTCCAGGAGGAGGTGCCTGACCAGGAAGTCCAGTCACAGGTAAAGGCGGCCTCATATCAGGTGGTGGTGGGGGTGGTGGGAATCGAGATATTCCAGGGGGCAATACATCAGGCTGTAAACTTGGGATTAATGAGGGTCCTGGACCAGGAGGTTGTTGTCTTGGAGGAGGAGGCCCAGGAAACAATTTTTGGATCTCCTGGTTTGAATAATAATTCTTATTGTCAGTACCATCAGACTGAATAGCACCAGAATTTGGTGGCATACAACTTGGTGGAGGAGGCGGCGGAGGAAGATGCACCTACACTTCAGAGAGAAAAAATGTTATTTCCAAAGTAACATTTGGTAAGTATAATAATAACAAGACTCATTTTACAACTAAGAGCAATCAAATGTAACGTGTTCCCATTTGGGCATTTGGCAACCATGACAAGTGTCTAGTAGCCACCTATGAAGCATGAATGGACAAAAACCTGTGGCATATGGTATACCTGAGATCAGATAGTCATATACAAGCAAGAGACAACAGCATgtatatacatcttttttcagCTTGAAGCCTTGAACATaatttgaaatgtttaaaaacattgaaaatTGGTTCTGAAACAAACCAACACATAAAGAAATAGACTAAAAATTGTCCGCGACCAAATAGAACAATTAAATGTCTTTGGTGTTTCTAAACAAATGATAACAAACTGATACTacttattttcaattatttagtattaatttagtaaacataaaaaaaaattaaaaaatatattaattaaaaatttccCTGCCATACTCGCATCCTAAATTTTGATCAGCATACCCACACTGAATccttttggataaaaaaaatgccGACAAAAGCGTCAATGCTTCTAaactttcaatatatatataatttcagGTCCGTTCATACTTATACAGTCAGATAATGTCTTGAAAGATAGAGCCCAGGTCATTTAACCAAAAATGAGCCTACCTGACCAGGCTCCTTGGAAGATAGATTATCTGGCAATGCATACTGATTTCTCTCTTCGCCTTCACTGGTGCCAGGTGGAGGTGGCTGAGACTGTTTTAgaggtggaggaggaggaggggGTAAAGGCCGATTTACAGCTTGCTCTTTGGGTGGAGAACCAGAAGGTGGTGGCGGCAAAGGAGGTGGTGGTAATGATGCAGGCACCACAGCAGTGGGATTTGGAGGCAAGGGAGGTGGGGGAGGCAGTGGCAAAGATGCAGGTAAAACAGCACCATCAGCTGAACTAGCATCAGGAAGtggtagtggtggtggtggggggTTAACtatctcttcttcttctacaaTTGTTCTCCTTTGAGGAGGCCCCAAATGACTGCGCAAAAGACATCCAAGGATTTGTAAACTACACAAAAACAAATTGGGCATAAATTTGTTCTTAAAAATAACACTAAATTTTTCACCTGAACATAACAAGGGGCTCACCCTTCTCCCGCCTTTTCTCATCATGTTCCTGTCCAAAAGATATCAGATTTAGATCATCAATGGAAACTAATAAAATCATGAATACAGTTGACTGGAGTGTTCAAATTCAAAGGCTGAATTCGGCATCCTCtgctaaataaaaatataaatgcacGACACAACACAGGCAGCTTCAGCTAGTTAAGCTAGTTAAGCAATATCAAACTCAATTCATTTATACTCTAATACCATAAAGTTCTGGTTTTTCCTTTTACCAATCAATCAAAACTTAAATGTTCACCAAAAAATTCCACGGGTCTGTCTAAACTCTAAAGTCAAAATTAACAGTGACATTACAAGTTTGTTTCAATAGAAACGCATTACAGCCTACAAACGGACAACCTTTTTACATTGGACCAAGAAAATATCAACAACACTAGCACTTACAGATTATGATAAACCCAATAGGTCCCTTTGGCTACTGTTAGTGGAACTTGCCTACGGAGAAGAATGGTACATCAACAATATCACTCTATACCTTACAAAATAAGTTTCTTAATTATGTTGAAGATAAAAACAATTATAGACAATaggaaacaaacaaatttttgcATCAGAACATGTGCTTGGTATATGTTCTCTTGGTTACGAGGTTGCCTTTATTTGCATTAATCGACTGTATCCCGTTTCTGTCATACTCTGATCAACCAAGCAGTAGTATGACATTATCAATTGCAGAAGGCCAAAAAACTGTCATTTTAAGGCACCATATCCACCATAAAACGCCATAGTGCTGCCTTTCTTCATAAATTGGCCATAGCGGTTGGCGAAAAATCCACCACTGCAATCTGCCTTGGCCACTATTTAACATCACTAATAAACTGCCACTTAGAGGCAATGATAAACCTAAGAGGGACCTTCGGCTACTTTTAGTAATACTTCTCTATGGACAAGAATAGTACATCAACCAATCTGTAAGTTACGCATGATGTTCAAAAGCATGAAAGTAGCAATACTTTATATGTCATAAACATTAGGGCGAAGAAAAATGAGACTATagtagagaaaataaaaaaccaaaaaaaaagaatgtatcATAACAGACATATACTGACTCTCACAGTATCACTATCTATAAACGCACCAGTATATCCTTTACTTCTTCAGGGATGGGAAATAAGTTTGATAAGAAACCCTCTGCGAAGTTGATAGGCTAAGGATATTGAAAAAATGCCATAGTTTCATCGAGAGAAAATGGCTTGGATATTGGCTTAAACAATCCAGAGGTCGGTTCTcagtgttttaatttttttacattcaaGAAAGAACAAAATTGTGCAATATCATAACTACATAAAAATCTGCCAAGTTATGTAGGAGAATACAAAGTGGCCCAACAAAACAGACATGTATGAATTGTTACCTTCTGCTTTTTAATGACAAGATCAAGTGTTTGTTTTAGTTGCTTACTTTTGTGCTTTCTTGCTTTATCCAAGGCGCCATCAGCCTCTGCCACAACAAACAATGCGCAGTGGTTTTCAATAGGCAAAAGTATATAAAATGTCATCTCAATTGTAAgctataattaaattataactATACTACTTAATGCATGCCAGGGAAACAACTAAAGGATTGTTATGTCCATACCACATTTTGGAATAAAAGTGGAATACTGGGGTAGGGATTAGGAACAGACTAAGAATACAAAATGAAAACGTCAGCCTAGACTGACCTATCTCAAACTGTAGTGTATAGTATATTGAATacaatgtttatttatatatttgaaactttatgttatttttcattatgttttgTCATGATTATAGTTTGATAAGATTTAAGATCCTCTAAAATTGGCCTAGGCAGTTCTATATTTGATTCGTATTATTAGTCCTATGTCTGCATAATAGTTTTGAACAGATTGTTCAAACCAGGACAACTAATAGATATACGATAGACTAATAATTTTGCAAAGCCCAGTGCACCTTTTGCCAACATAGTGGAGTAATAAGCTGGTTTGATGGTTTGGGGAGAGACACAAAGGGGTTTGAAAGATAAGGTATTGCAGGTTCGAATCCCTAGTGAGATTTCTAACCAACTATTCACATGTGTCATAAGAATAAGAATCCACTGTTCTGTCACATCAGCCTAGTCTTCTAATTTAATCTTAAAACTAATAATATGAAGTATAAGGTTGCAAAATAAATGCCTCGCATTGGATGTCACTGTAAAGCTAATTTACACTGACAATGCATACCGTTAATCTCTACTAcctccctaattataagactgcATCCAAAAAAGTGtatgtccctaaatataagactATCTACACATTTCTAGATACTCTTTTTTCCAAATATACCCTTATTAATACTACCAATTGCCTTGAAATATGAATAATCAACATTGAATTTATACACAAAGGCTAATTTAGTAATAGTTACACACTTTTCGGACAAATTTATACTTTAACAACTTTTCATAATACCCGTGATTTTTGTAAAGTATTCTTATATTAAGGGACAGAGGAAGCAAACAAAATGGACTGTACCAACAAAAATGAGGGTGAAATTCCAGTTCCTTTGGAATGCAAGAGCTAGTTAATAAAATGAAGCACCGCTCGACTTACTCATCATTTCCAAGTTCTCAATCTGCTTCTTGAGTTGATCAGGATCTTTCTTCAAAATCCCCACATCCCTcaccttctttctttctttttattctgTAAACCAAAGCAAAAAACATAAATCAGTGATTAAGTCACTATTTAGATAAATAGCTTAATTAAGCtagcataagtgcttatcaaTTATCATGTATGAAAAAACCCTATTTGCATAATTGAAAttcaattttgcaaaataaacactcaaaatttcaattattgCAATGAAAGTGAAAATAGATAGATAGTTACCCTTTTCAATTCCTTTTTGCGAAGCTCCTTCCTATAAGCATCGGTAGGGTTCATCACCTTACCGCCTTTGGTCGTCTTTGTCATTGATTACcgaaaaccctaattctcacCCTTTCAGATATTTCCTTGTTGATTTACTGTTCTTCTTCGAAAATTATTGTTTCTAGTGCAGCGATTTCAAATAGAGAGATTGCGCGAAGAAGATAACGCGTGAAACTCTATTTTACGTTCTACCCTGCTCGtgtaaatggattttttttttgcttaaatagTTAATTTGTGTGTTTTTAGCTTTcgtctttgtatttttttgttgcgaaaaaaataattttggtcCTTGTCATCGGCATCGGTTACAAAAACGGAGGTTAATGTGGCGATATTGGTTATGGTCTGTTTGAGAAActccaaaaaagagcttttaacTTTTAGCTTATAATTTATAagttcgtttgacaaaaaaaattctgtttggtaacactttttcaccatgagcttattgCTTATCTCACGagcttaaaactatttttcagaagctatttcaagtagcgtttgagcttatagcttataacttctcactttttcttccaattttacccttattatttcatttaaattgtatttttatccattataattttcataataagctgcgtaataaagactactatccctttattccaatttttgtatatatatcaactgacctttttttttttttttttaaaatatatataccttcgttttttttttacgaaacaaaatctCATTATTCTagtagtgttactttttttttatttttttgaggtaagtgttattttctttattctctgttattagtattactctattagtgctgccttttttttttgtttttttgaggtaaatgttattttctttataaagtggaaacacttaaatgataataaatataagataaaattttagtgaataaaatttaatttaatttataatacataggatatattaaattaataaatttaaagtatttttttaaagaaaaattagtttacaaaattacaaat harbors:
- the LOC25493797 gene encoding protein EARLY FLOWERING 5 isoform X2, with the translated sequence MILLVSIDDLNLISFGQEHDEKRREKGEPLVMFSHLGPPQRRTIVEEEEIVNPPPPPLPLPDASSADGAVLPASLPLPPPPPLPPNPTAVVPASLPPPPLPPPPSGSPPKEQAVNRPLPPPPPPPLKQSQPPPPGTSEGEERNQYALPDNLSSKEPGQVHLPPPPPPPSCMPPNSGAIQSDGTDNKNYYSNQEIQKLFPGPPPPRQQPPGPGPSLIPSLQPDVLPPGISRFPPPPPPPDMRPPLPVTGLPGQAPPPGMMVPLIPRPPYGPPPGPPPMMRPPLPPGPPPNFQEEDHMASKALPPQKPSYVKSAASTVVKRPLAQHTPELTSMVPASVRVRRETAVTKTKPKPLVSTVSVATSRTVPVTLGPTIVKPESVSSSSSPKAPSIDDSYTAFLEDMKALGALDG
- the LOC25493797 gene encoding protein EARLY FLOWERING 5 isoform X3, which gives rise to MAPWIKQESTKEHDEKRREKGEPLVMFSHLGPPQRRTIVEEEEIVNPPPPPLPLPDASSADGAVLPASLPLPPPPPLPPNPTAVVPASLPPPPLPPPPSGSPPKEQAVNRPLPPPPPPPLKQSQPPPPGTSEGEERNQYALPDNLSSKEPGQVHLPPPPPPPSCMPPNSGAIQSDGTDNKNYYSNQEIQKLFPGPPPPRQQPPGPGPSLIPSLQPDVLPPGISRFPPPPPPPDMRPPLPVTGLPGQAPPPGMMVPLIPRPPYGPPPGPPPMMRPPLPPGPPPNFQEEDHMASKALPPQKPSYVKSAASTVVKRPLAQHTPELTSMVPASVRVRRETAVTKTKPKPLVSTVSVATSRTVPVTLGPTIVKPESVSSSSSPKAPSIDDSYTAFLEDMKALGALDG
- the LOC25493797 gene encoding protein EARLY FLOWERING 5 isoform X1, with amino-acid sequence MMKADGALDKARKHKSKQLKQTLDLVIKKQKEHDEKRREKGEPLVMFSHLGPPQRRTIVEEEEIVNPPPPPLPLPDASSADGAVLPASLPLPPPPPLPPNPTAVVPASLPPPPLPPPPSGSPPKEQAVNRPLPPPPPPPLKQSQPPPPGTSEGEERNQYALPDNLSSKEPGQVHLPPPPPPPSCMPPNSGAIQSDGTDNKNYYSNQEIQKLFPGPPPPRQQPPGPGPSLIPSLQPDVLPPGISRFPPPPPPPDMRPPLPVTGLPGQAPPPGMMVPLIPRPPYGPPPGPPPMMRPPLPPGPPPNFQEEDHMASKALPPQKPSYVKSAASTVVKRPLAQHTPELTSMVPASVRVRRETAVTKTKPKPLVSTVSVATSRTVPVTLGPTIVKPESVSSSSSPKAPSIDDSYTAFLEDMKALGALDG
- the LOC25493797 gene encoding protein EARLY FLOWERING 5 isoform X4, which codes for MTKTTKGGKVMNPTDAYRKELRKKELKRVKKERKKVRDVGILKKDPDQLKKQIENLEMMKADGALDKARKHKSKQLKQTLDLVIKKQKEHDEKRREKGEPLVMFSHLGPPQRRTIVEEEEIVNPPPPPLPLPDASSADGAVLPASLPLPPPPPLPPNPTAVVPASLPPPPLPPPPSGSPPKEQAVNRPLPPPPPPPLKQSQPPPPGTSEGEERNQYALPDNLSSKEPGQVHLPPPPPPPSCMPPNSGAIQSDGTDNKNYYSNQEIQKLFPGPPPPRQQPPGPGPSLIPSLQPDVLPPGISRFPPPPPPPDMRPPLPVTGLPGQAPPPGMMVPLIPRPPYGPPPGPPPMMRPPLPPGPPPNFQEEDHMASKALPPQKPSYVKSAASTVVKRPLAQHTPELTSMVPASVRVRRETAVTKTKPKPLVSTVSVATSRTVPVTLGPTIVKPESVSSSSSPKAPSIDDSYTAFLEDMKALGALDG